A single Deinococcus betulae DNA region contains:
- a CDS encoding transposase, which yields MLSIGSTWTTRGSGCQFEIPTRWGPSGRINLMGCFTFDGAKTHLDVRELNGNCTSAQVIAFLDTVARSCDPQRLTVVVLDNAPFHKSAALRKKIPHWAAQGLYLQYLPPYAPMLNHIETVWRRLKGFLMPRRCYDSVAQLRDSLYIALTTLGVRFV from the coding sequence ATGTTGTCCATCGGTTCGACGTGGACCACTCGGGGCTCAGGCTGTCAGTTTGAGATCCCCACACGGTGGGGGCCAAGTGGACGCATCAATCTCATGGGCTGTTTCACGTTTGACGGGGCCAAGACCCACTTGGACGTGCGCGAACTGAATGGAAACTGCACGAGCGCACAGGTCATAGCCTTCCTCGACACCGTGGCACGGTCCTGTGACCCCCAGCGCTTGACCGTGGTGGTGTTGGACAATGCGCCCTTTCACAAGAGCGCTGCCCTGCGGAAGAAGATCCCACACTGGGCGGCTCAGGGTCTGTATCTCCAGTATCTGCCGCCCTACGCGCCGATGTTGAATCACATCGAGACCGTCTGGCGACGACTCAAGGGCTTTTTGATGCCCAGGCGCTGCTACGACTCTGTGGCACAGCTGCGCGATTCTCTCTACATCGCCTTGACCACCCTCGGCGTCCGGTTTGTCTAA